One genomic segment of Oncorhynchus mykiss isolate Arlee chromosome 10, USDA_OmykA_1.1, whole genome shotgun sequence includes these proteins:
- the LOC110534325 gene encoding uncharacterized protein LOC110534325, producing the protein MERVGVDVVGPFPTTGGRDHCRRPDSGDVQQVWSCGVHPQRPRQKLQPQTTMCERLGMHKTRTTPLHPQSDGLVERFNKTLGQQLAIVSTKHQCDWDKHLPMVLMACRSAVQDSTSCTPALLMLGREIRSPAEMAFGRPLDSPCSFGAGVCPETPGPPGDSPHLRQRAAAGVRQKRNYDVHTRGRHFVAGELVWVYSSLRKKGRCPKLDSHWVGPCSVMERVGEFVHRVQLPPRGRKVALHRDRLAPYRGASSPQTHNSPLWQ; encoded by the coding sequence ATGGAGAGGGTGGGAGTGGATGTAGTTGGGCCGTTCCCCACCACAGGAGGCAGAGACCATTGTCGACGCCCTGACAGCGGGGATGTTCAGCAAGTTTGGAGCTGCGGAGTCCATCCACAGCGACCAAGGCAGAAACTACAGCCTCAAACCACCATGTGTGAGAGGTTGGGTATGCACAAGACCCGCActactcctctccatcctcaaagTGATGGCCTTGTGGAGCGCTTCAACAAAACGCTTGGACAGCAGCTGGCCATCGTCTCTACCAAACACCAGTGTGACTGGGACAAGCACCTGCCTATGGTCCTCATGGCATGCCGCTCCGCTGTCCAAGACTCCACCTCCTGCACGCCTGCTCTCCTCATGCTGGGGAGAGAGATCCGCTCCCCTGCGGAGATGGCTTTTGGTCGGCCCCTGGATAGCCCATGTTCTTTTGGAGCCGGAGTATGCCCGGAGACTCCAGGACCGCCTGGAGACAGCCCACATCTTCGCCAGAGAGCAGCTGCAGGTGTGAGGCAGAAAAGGAACTACGACGTGCACACCCGGGGAAGGCACTTTGTGGCTGGGGAGCTGGTTTGGGTCTACAGCTCCCTGAGAAAGAAAGGCAGATGCCCCAAGTTGGACAGTCACTGGGTGGGACCCTGCAGCGTCATGGAGAGGGTAGGGGAGTTTGTTCACCGGGTGCAGCTTCCTCCCAGGGGGAGAAAGGTGGCACTGCACAGGGACAGGTTAGCCCCATACAGAGGGGCCTCTTCTCCCCAAACCCACAATTCCCCTCTCTGGCAATGA